The following coding sequences lie in one Drosophila bipectinata strain 14024-0381.07 chromosome XR, DbipHiC1v2, whole genome shotgun sequence genomic window:
- the LOC108123902 gene encoding uncharacterized protein: MELLLPCRYDRVYLSKMRRSSFTPVFNLSTQEPLIVVEESHTAEDGDELEGAAGGCDPNATGGTKRTNSDDSEPDSPVNPYLLCPFPDMQQRRKHSLPSLQITEGITASQVRRLSEVGGETGGLSPKEVEFLATLSQKANPTAGGRRHSVVTISAVPPTLFGRNRRESISGVSFSGSRRGSGIAGPPLTDHRGSIHNLQLDIMDGIVQQRKTRSGSGVWTAPVLQEADSNVPVQT; encoded by the exons atggaacttCTTTTACCTTGCAGATACGATAGAGTATATCTTTCCAAGATGCGTCGCTCGTCGTTTACGCCCGTCTTCAACCTGAGCACCCAGGAGCCGCTGATTGTCGTCGAGGAATCGCACACGGCTGAGGACGGCGACGAGCTGGAGGGAGCTGCTGGCGGATGCGACCCAAATGCGACCGGCGGTACTAAGCGCACGAACAGCGACGACTCGGAGCCGGACTCGCCGGTGAATCCGTACCTGCTCTGCCCGTTTCCGGACATGCAGCAGCGCCGGAAGCACTCGCTGCCCTCGCTCCAGATCACCGAGGGCATCACCGCCAGCCAGGTGCGTCGCCTATCGGAGGTCGGTGGCGAGACCGGCGGTCTCAGTCCCAAGGAGGTCGAGTTCCTAGCAACTCTCTCCCAGAAGGCCAATCCGACGGCCGGCGGACGACGTCACTCGGTGGTCACCATTTCGGCTGTACCGCCCACGCTCTTCGGCCGCAATCGCCGCGAGTCTATTTCCGGTGTTTCATTCAG TGGAAGCCGCCGTGGTAGCGGAATTGCCGGACCACCGCTGACGGACCATCGCGGCAGCATCCATAACTTGCAGCTGGACATCATGGACGGAATCGTGCAACAGCGCAAGACAcgcagcggcagcggcgtCTGGACAGCGCCCGTGTTGCAGGAGGCCGACAGCAACGTTCCGGTCCAGACATAA
- the LOC108123904 gene encoding uncharacterized protein, with protein sequence MRLIRSSHEPDNRPYIYRVIILFQFIKNKYRMLGILKMFLIYGLGIFISLFGVSKAVNMPSTEKSWTYTLESVKMDTANKDTAYGNMRIDRIERGEFGLSGNLTLLIDVTPDMEVEVLLYRSTDSGANYKIQPYSLPRQGVFDAINNFYKDMIMPSAVNCSNLPQFEDKLTELPAQKFHFEKCQVSTDRFPQHMPEGFNKIVFQTYGAIDLSAEIVVQIENKSF encoded by the exons ATGAGATTGATACGAAGCAGTCATGAACCAGACAACCGGCCCTATATATATAGAGTaatcattttatttcaattcattaaaaataaatatcggATGCttggaatattaaaaatgtttttgatATACGGCCTGGGaatatttattagtttgtTTGGAGTTTCAAAGGCAGTTAACATGCCATCTACTGAG AAATCTTGGACTTATACATTGGAATCGGTTAAAATGGACACGGCCAATAAGGACACTGCCTATGGGAATATGCGCATCGATCGAATTGAACGCGGAGAGTTCGGATTGAGTGGTAATCTGACATTACTAATAGATGTAACGCCGGATATGGAAGTGGAGGTCCTGTTGTATCGCAGCACTGATAGCGGCGCCAATTACAAAATCCAACCGTATTCATTGCCACGTCAGGGCGTTTTCGATGccattaataatttttacaagGACATGATTATGCCGAGTGCCGTTAATTGCTCCAATTTACCGCAATTCGAGGACAAGCTAACAGAGTTGCCGGCCCAAAAGTTCCATTTCGAAAAGTGCCAGGTGAGCACCGACCGTTTTCCGCAACATATGCCAGAAGGTTTCAACAAAATAGTGTTTCAAACTTACGGTGCAATTGATCTCAGTGCCGAAATTGTCGTGCAAATTGAGAACAAatcattttaa
- the LOC108123762 gene encoding uncharacterized protein, translated as MSDSENNEWTNKEVPEVPPTRESSGELSDDLDLLWGSRFYDGFMELAERFVRDGLYTDFRSAGETMYNEQNTNMFRDLPTVGEEGQEEVNTVVDIYAEDDPVDAPVATDDDFFLKPATPKKRRFSVASSAVPVRRSRRLASLGPLDSDEVPSWINQRKTSAPK; from the exons atgtcTGATAGTGAGAATAACGAATGGACTAATAAGGAGGTGCCTGAGGTCCCGCCTACTAGGGAGTCTAGTGGAGAACTTTCCGACGACCTGGATCTCCTATGGGGCTCTCGATTCTATGATGGGTTCATGGAACTGGCAGAAA GATTTGTTCGCGACGGCCTTTATACCGATTTCCGTAGTGCTGGGGAGACTATGTATAATGAGCAGAACACGAATATGTTTCGCGATTTGCCGACGGTCGGTGAGGAGGGTCAGGAAGAAGTGAATACGGTTGTGGATATCTATGCAGAAGACGATCCTGTGGATGCTCCGGTGGCGACTGacgatgatttttttttgaaaccaGCCACTCCAAAGAAGCGTCGTTTTTCGGTAGCGTCAAGTGCTGTGCCGGTCCGCAGGTCACGACGATTGGCTTCCCTGGGACCATTAGACTCGGATGAAGTACCATCTTGGATCAACCAAAGAAAGACTTCTGCTCCGAAATAA